Proteins found in one Lycium ferocissimum isolate CSIRO_LF1 chromosome 6, AGI_CSIRO_Lferr_CH_V1, whole genome shotgun sequence genomic segment:
- the LOC132061167 gene encoding L10-interacting MYB domain-containing protein-like, translated as MAETSKAQSNAKWDNDASIKFIDLCENEIRQGRRPHTHLNRDGWNNVVEEFNKDMRRNYDKKQMKNHWDNMKKDWILFKKLMRGETGLGWDATKNTIIADDDWWERKIKDDRYNKFRKIDLSFVWYRYDALFSDIVATGERARTANQEQMSGIGVDLDEEGINDISGYDKEHFINPNDAGNDESDDIQNVDSVKFPKSSLKIRGSIDGIGTSTQVKKNKAKSGAASIRENIHSLVEFMSSKSTATSYECVGKFF; from the exons ATGGCGGAAACTAGTAAGGCACAAAGTAATGCTAAGTGGGATAATGATGCTAGCATTAAATTTATAGATTTGTGTGAAAATGAGATTAGACAAGGACGTAGACCACACACTCATTTAAATAGAGATGGATGGAATAATGTTGTTGAAGAGTTCAATAAAGACATGAGaagaaattatgataaaaaacaaatgaaaaatcatTGGGATAACATGAAAAAAGATTGGATTCTTTTTAAGAAGTTGATGAGAGGGGAGACAGGTTTAGGATGGGATGCCACGAAAAATACAATTATTGCAGATGATGATTGGTGGGAGCGAAAAATTAAG GATGATCGATACAATAAGTTCAGGAAAATAGATCTTTCGTTTGTGTGGTATCGCTATGATGCGTTGTTTTCTGATATTGTTGCTACTGGAGAAAGAGCACGTACAGCGAATCAAGAACAAATGTCTGGAATTGGAGTAGATCTTGACGAAGAAGGAATAAATGATATTAGTGGCTATGACAAAGAACACTTTATCAATCCTAATGATGCAGGGAATGATGAAAGTGATGATATACAGAATGTGGATTCTGTTAAGTTTCCTAAGTCTTCACTAAAAATACGAGGTTCAATTGACGGTATTGGCACTAgcactcaagtaaaaaaaaataaggcaaaaTCTGGTGCGGCATCAATAAGAGAGAATATACACTCTCTAGTGGAGTTTATGTCTAGCAAAAGCACTGCTACATCGTATGAATGTGTTGGCAAATTTTTCTGA
- the LOC132061169 gene encoding uncharacterized protein LOC132061169, producing MESWDISNVVSPHLSDLLDDEDQELEEIRREQDEKERMALCHITGIFLMTCAHGAGNRMIQDIFQHSGETVHIHFHSVLKAVCKLARDIIRPHPNYSDGCDAHTPCKQRYPPFFKDCIGGIDGTHIKARLPQGQEIPFIGRKGYLTQNVLVVVDFNMCFTCAWARWEGAGHDSRIYGEALHRQELNFPHPRGNKYYLVRAGYSHMNGYMAPYKGNNVRYHLAEFRRGATRQLREPRGRIEKFNYLHSSCRNVIERTFGVWKARWSILRDMPYYHIDTQRDIVLATMAIHNYIRKKCNVDDAFQTAKNESYIPSVDSNIGTTSRANNVEDVGEQNDVY from the exons ATGGAGAGTTGGGATATTAGCAATGTGGTATCTCCtcatttaagtgatttgttagatGACGAAGATCAAGAACTAGAAGAGATTCGGAGAGAGCAAGATGAGAAGGAACGGATGGCTTTATGTCATATAACAG GCATATTCTTGATGACTTGTGCACATGGAGCTGGAAATCGAATGATACAAGATATCTTTCAACATTCTGGAGAGACAGTTCATATACACTTTCATAGTGTTTTAAAGGCCGTTTGTAAGCTTGCAAGAGATATCATTAGACCACATCCAAATTATAGTGATGGTTGTGATGCTCACACGCCATGTAAACAAAGATATCCCCCTTTCTTTAAA GATTGTATTGGAGGAATTGATGGCACACATATTAAAGCTAGATTACCGCAAGGTCAAGAGATACCATTTATTGGACGTAAAGGTTATCTGACTCAAAATGTTCTCGTCGTTGTTGATTTTAATATGTGTTTTACATGTGCATGGGCTAGGTGGGAAGGAGCAGGTCACGATAGTCGTATATATGGTGAGGCCCTTCATAGACAAGAGCTCAACTTTCCACATCCACGCGGAAACAAATATTATCTAGTTCGTGCAGGATATTCACACATGAATGGATACATGGCTCCATACAAAGGAAATAATGTGAGATATCACCTAGCTGAATTTCGCCGCGGTGCAACTCGACAATTGCGAGAGCCAAGAGGACGCATTGAAAAATTTAACTATTTACATTCTTCTTGTAGAAATGTAATAGAGCGCACATTTGGCGTTTGGAAAGCGAGATGGTCTATTTTGAGAGACATGCCTTACTATCACATTGACACACAAAGGGACATCGTACTTGCTACTATGGCCATTCACAATTATATTAGAAAGAAATGCAATGTGGATGATGCATTCCAAACAGCCAAGAATGAGAGCTATATTCCATCGGTTGATTCTAATATTGGCACAACTTCAAGAGCTAACAATGTCGAAGATGTAGGAGAACAAAATGATGTCTATTGA